The Apium graveolens cultivar Ventura chromosome 6, ASM990537v1, whole genome shotgun sequence genome contains a region encoding:
- the LOC141665201 gene encoding uncharacterized protein LOC141665201, with the protein MTKWVEACPFTNITEEATKKFMLEQVITRFEIPKVCASDNDTQFVGNKFITFLHHFEIQQKFSSMGHPQGNGAIEAANKIIFDEIKKRSGEAKGLWAEELLLVI; encoded by the coding sequence ATGACCAAATGGGTTGAAGCATGCCCATTTACCAACATCACGGAAGAAGCAACAAAGAAGTTCATGCTAGAACAGGTAATAACGAGGTTCGAAATCCCCAAGGTATGCGCCTCTGACAACGACACCCAGTTCGTCGGGAACAAGTTCATAACTTTCTTGCACCATTTCGAAATTCAACAGAAGTTTAGCTCAATGGGACACCCCCAGGGCAACGGAGCGATTGAAGCCGCCAACAAGATCATCTTTGATGAAATCAAAAAGAGGTCGGGCGAAGCTAAAGGTCTATGGGCCGAAGAGCTTCTGTTGGTCATATAG